The DNA region GGCGATGTCGCCTCCAGTCGAGAGAGGGATGTCGGGGTGAGGTTTGAGATCCGGGAAGACGCCCGTCCAGAGATCGACGATGAAGCTGTCCGCGACGGTGGCGGGAACGAGCCCGGCGGCGACCATCTCGAGGAGATCCCCGTCCTCGAGCACCTCGTCCGCGGGCACGATCTCAACCGGAGACTTGCCCTCGGCGGCGAAGCGCTCGTTCAGAGATTTCAGATGCTCCGCGTAGCTGCTTGAGAGTCGGACGTGAATCTCCTTGCCGGAGAGATCGTCAAGACTAGCGAGATCGGCGCTCCCGGGTCCGGTCACGACGATCTCCGAGACGTCCTCGGCAAAGGGATCGGAGAAATCGACCAGCTTCAGACGCTCGGGGGTCACGGTGAGCGTGGCCGCCGCGATGTCGCCCTGGCCCGCGAGGAGGCGTGGGATGAGCTCGTCCCGGGCGACCGGCATCAACAGAACGTGAACCTTGACGTTACCCGTTCCGAGCGTTTCGTTTAGCTGTGTCTCGAATGCTTTCGCCGCCTCGTAGGTCAAGCCTAGCTCGCGGCCCCGGTCCACAAAATAGAGGACCGGGCTCTGGACCGTGAGGATCCGCACCACGCGGCGCTCGGCCATCCCATTCAGGTCTCCCTTCCACGGCTCGACGACGGGAGCGATGCCGGCGGGAAGGGGTGCCGCCTCGGGTGCCGGCTCGACTTCGACGGAGACCTCCGGCGCGGTTTGGGCTTGTTCCATGGTGGCGGGCTCTTCAGCGGTTCCGCAGGCCACGATAAAC from Vicinamibacteria bacterium includes:
- a CDS encoding lytic transglycosylase F, with translation MEQAQTAPEVSVEVEPAPEAAPLPAGIAPVVEPWKGDLNGMAERRVVRILTVQSPVLYFVDRGRELGLTYEAAKAFETQLNETLGTGNVKVHVLLMPVARDELIPRLLAGQGDIAAATLTVTPERLKLVDFSDPFAEDVSEIVVTGPGSADLASLDDLSGKEIHVRLSSSYAEHLKSLNERFAAEGKSPVEIVPADEVLEDGDLLEMVAAGLVPATVADSFIVDLWTGVFPDLKPHPDIPLSTGGDIAWAFRKDSPKLAEAVNAFVKTHEKGTLSGNILINRYLKSTKWVTNARSEEDIARFRSMIDLFKQYAGQYDFDWLLMAAQGYQESGLDQSKRSHVGAIGVMQVMPATARDKAVNIPDIEKLESNIHAGIKYNRWVVDNFYSDPGIRRLDAALLAFASYNAGPGRVAQLRKEATEQGLDPNRWFNNVELIAAKRIGRETVQYVSNIYKYYLAYQLVMQQEELRAKARASE